TGTCGTACTCGGAGGACGCGAGCGACGGGCCGAGACAGCCGGCGAGCGCAGTGGTCGCGAGTGCGGCACCCGAAGCGAGGAACGCCCGGCGTTGCATACGAGACACTCGGTGGGTCGGGCATTTAGGCGGCTTGGTACGGGCGTCGAATCCGGCGCGGGCCGGGGGACGGCCCGGTCGCGGATGTAAACACGTAAGGACGCCTGCCGAGTTTGGCGTGACATGCGCCCCCGCTTCGTGGGCCGGTTGGGCGTCGCGGACGTCGTGACGGCGGCGAACGCGGCGCTGGGGTTCGTTGCGGTGGTGGCGGCGACGGTGGACGTCGGGCTGGCGGCCCGGCTCGTGTTGCTCGCGGCCATCGCTGACGGACTCGACGGCCTGCTCGCGCGCCGGTACGGGTCGACGCCCGCCGGACAGCACCTCGACTCGCTGGCGGACGTGGCGTCGTTCGGCGTCGCGCCCGCGGCGCTGGTCGCCGTCGTCGCCCGCGACGCGTGGGGATTCGAGAGCGCGTGGGGCGCGCTCGCCGTCGCGGCGGGCGCGCTATTCGTCGCCGCGGGCGTGATTCGCCTCGGCCTCTACACCGCCTACGACACGGGGAACGCCCACACCGAGGGCGTGCCGACGACGCTCGCGGCGACCCTGCTCGCGGCGGGCGTGCTCGCGGGCGTCGGCGACCCGCGCGTCGTCGTGGGCGCCACACTGCTTCTGACGCC
The nucleotide sequence above comes from Halobacterium litoreum. Encoded proteins:
- a CDS encoding protein sorting system archaetidylserine synthase (This PssA-like phosphatidyltransferase, along with a PssD-like decarboxylase, is required in Haloarchaea for the archaeosortase ArtA to replace the PGF-CTERM sorting signal with a C-terminal lipid anchor.) codes for the protein MRPRFVGRLGVADVVTAANAALGFVAVVAATVDVGLAARLVLLAAIADGLDGLLARRYGSTPAGQHLDSLADVASFGVAPAALVAVVARDAWGFESAWGALAVAAGALFVAAGVIRLGLYTAYDTGNAHTEGVPTTLAATLLAAGVLAGVGDPRVVVGATLLLTPLMVSTVEYPDLLPRDALAMGVVQAAAVLVPALAGRVFPRALLAWALAYLALAPRFYWRSEGKRS